One genomic window of Punica granatum isolate Tunisia-2019 chromosome 1, ASM765513v2, whole genome shotgun sequence includes the following:
- the LOC116193241 gene encoding putative F-box protein At1g33020 yields the protein MEKTSDSLPKEIIFEILSRLPLKSACRFRCVSPLWLSIVSDPQFVEAHYTRTLSSADPKVLIRISPSKDAGLRALKQESHFFLADHPRHRGQITASFCGKICHGSRGLDDVSQSSGGLIVCNGEHDDGFTVFNPSTREFVKNALWGRSRVYLGFDPLGRKHKILHSCVFNRGIQSSRFISTLGETEWRQIQDVPIHFKLEIFYPSICIDGVVYYIGRLKEGGSICLMVIDVKSESFYMVQLPLMIFSSCTEFSGRFAVLHYSCFLGPPQGEIVMWILEDVHEQVWSCKRFPVPPLPDLGDLGPGHDFSFAGSTRGGELVFAPHFFVRDSYTLLFCNLENHSCRRVEVRGLHEHLPASRMGYEVSVCDHVESLRPVRGG from the coding sequence ATGGAGAAGACGAGTGATTCACTTCCCAAAGAGATCATATTCGAAATACTCTCAAGACTCCCTCTGAAATCGGCGTGCAGATTCCGATGCGTCTCCCCTCTCTGGCTCTCTATCGTCTCCGATCCTCAATTTGTCGAAGCCCACTACACTCGGACGTTATCATCAGCTGATCCAAAGGTGTTGATTCGTATCTCCCCCTCCAAGGATGCCGGCCTCAGGGCATTGAAACAGGAATCGCATTTCTTCTTGGCGGACCATCCCCGGCACCGCGGACAGATTACCGCGTCATTTTGCGGCAAAATCTGCCATGGGAGCCGGGGCTTGGATGATGTTTCTCAGTCATCCGGTGGCCTGATTGTTTGCAATGGAGAGCACGATGACGGCTTCACAGTCTTCAACCCTAGCACCAGGGAGTTTGTTAAGAATGCTCTCTGGGGCCGGAGCAGAGTATACCTCGGGTTCGATCCTCTTGGTAGGAAGCATAAGATTCTCCACTCGTGTGTGTTCAACAGAGGTATCCAGTCGTCGCGGTTCATATCGACGCTCGGCGAGACGGAGTGGAGGCAAATACAAGACGTCCCTATCCATTTTAAACTGGAGATATTTTACCCTTCTATATGCATCGATGGAGTGGTTTACTACATTGGTCGGTTGAAGGAAGGCGGCTCCATTTGCTTGATGGTGATTGATGTCAAGTCGGAAAGTTTCTATATGGTTCAGCTCCCCCTGATGATATTTTCGAGTTGCACAGAATTCAGTGGTCGATTTGCAGTACTTCATTACTCTTGTTTCCTGGGACCCCCGCAGGGCGAGATCGTTATGTGGATATTGGAGGATGTTCACGAGCAGGTCTGGAGCTGCAAGAGATTCCCTGTGCCGCCGCTTCCGGATCTTGGCGACCTGGGCCCCGGACATGATTTCTCCTTTGCGGGCAGCACTCGCGGAGGAGAGCTAGTGTTTGCGCCGCACTTCTTTGTCAGGGACTCATATACCTTGCTTTTCTGCAATCTGGAGAATCACAGCTGCAGGAGAGTCGAAGTCCGTGGCCTCCACGAGCATCTCCCTGCCTCACGCATGGGGTATGAAGTAAGTGTTTGCGATCACGTGGAAAGTCTGCGACCTGTCAGAGGAGGCTAG
- the LOC116203422 gene encoding GATA transcription factor 16-like: MSDPTDKGAEAAADVPSSDDGHSGENKKTCADCGTSKTPLWRGGPAGPKSLCNACGIRSRKKRRVIVGLSKGSEDMKKSKKGSMGGLNPNNNSKAKFGDPWKRRLLGLGRKVSFQRPPSPSSSSSEADQRQRRRKLGEVEQAAVLLMALSYGSVYA, encoded by the exons ATGTCGGATCCGACCGATAAG GGAGCGGAGGCCGCCGCTGACGTGCCGTCGTCGGACGACGGGCACTCGGGGGAGAACAAGAAGACCTGTGCCGACTGCGGGACATCCAAGACTCCTCTTTGGCGGGGCGGCCCAGCTGGCCCTAAG TCGCTGTGCAATGCGTGCGGGATCAGGAgcaggaagaagaggagagtGATCGTTGGGCTCAGCAAGGGATCGGAGGACATGAAGAAGTCGAAGAAGGGCAGTATGGGCGGGTTGAATCCGAACAACAACAGTAAGGCCAAGTTTGGGGACCCATGGAAGAGGAGGTTGTTGGGTCTGGGTAGAAAGGTCTCCTTCCAGAGACCACCATCTCCGTCGTCATCCTCATCCGAAGCTGATCAGAGGCAGCGCAGGAGGAAGCTCGGCGAGGTGGAGCAAGCCGCCGTGCTGCTCATGGCCCTCTCCTACGGCTCCGTCTATGcatga
- the LOC116193260 gene encoding leucine-rich repeat extensin-like protein 3, with protein METSHTLITLLLLISCHSSSYSAAAATDNSSPDKYHVDCTMCSGCNNPCGQIYSPPPSPPQSSGGGSYYYPPPSPPQSSGGGSYYYPPPQQQQQRPPPQYQPTYYYPPPPPKYSSYFPGPPPPNPIVPYFPFFYHSPPPPASGSGPVRPPSSVLAAIAGPLLVLLLCFL; from the coding sequence ATGGAAACTTCTCACACTCTCATCACTCTTCTCCTCCTGATCTCCTGCCACTCCTCCTCTTACTCCGCCGCGGCCGCCACCGATAACTCCTCCCCCGACAAGTACCATGTCGACTGCACAATGTGCTCTGGCTGCAACAATCCCTGCGGCCAAATCTACTCTCCTCCGCCCTCCCCGCCGCAGAGCTCCGGTGGTGGATCCTACTACTACCCTCCGCCCTCCCCGCCGCAGAGCTCCGGTGGCGGATCCTACTACTACCCTCCGccccagcagcagcagcagcggcCGCCACCCCAGTACCAGCCCACTTACTACTACCCCCCGCCACCCCCCAAGTACAGCAGCTACTTCCCCGGCCCGCCGCCGCCCAATCCCATCGTCCCCTACTTCCCCTTCTTCTACCACAGCCCCCCGCCGCCCGCTTCCGGGTCAGGCCCCGTTCGCCCTCCGAGCTCGGTCCTGGCCGCCATTGCGGGGCCCCTGCTCGTCCTCCTCCTCTGCTTCCTCTGA